A section of the Cetobacterium somerae ATCC BAA-474 genome encodes:
- the rplL gene encoding 50S ribosomal protein L7/L12, translating into MAFNKEQFIADLEAMSVLELRELVTALEEHFGVTAAAPVAVAAAEGPAVEEKTEFDVVLTAAGANKIAVIKEVRAITGLGLKEAKELVDNGGTLKEGASKEEAEAIKAKLTEAGATVEVK; encoded by the coding sequence TCAATAAAGAGCAATTCATAGCTGATTTAGAAGCTATGTCAGTATTAGAGTTAAGAGAATTAGTAACAGCTTTAGAGGAGCACTTCGGTGTTACTGCTGCTGCACCAGTAGCTGTAGCTGCTGCTGAGGGACCAGCTGTAGAGGAGAAAACTGAGTTTGATGTAGTTTTAACTGCTGCAGGAGCTAACAAAATAGCTGTAATCAAAGAGGTAAGAGCAATTACTGGATTAGGATTAAAAGAAGCTAAAGAATTAGTAGATAACGGTGGAACATTAAAAGAGGGAGCTTCTAAAGAAGAGGCTGAAGCTATAAAAGCTAAATTAACTGAAGCTGGAGCTACAGTAGAGGTTAAGTAA